A window from Argopecten irradians isolate NY chromosome 3, Ai_NY, whole genome shotgun sequence encodes these proteins:
- the LOC138319723 gene encoding myosin light chain kinase, smooth muscle-like: MKRNIESKHYKRKILRFPQQKKTSNIEAKPRKKKTSNVVATPSKRKHQISWQHQERKHSGNTKKEENIKHRGNTKKENTVATPRKKKTSNIVATPRKKTRWQHQGRENTKHRGNAKQEENIKHRGNTSNIVATPGKRKHQTSWQHQERENIKHRGNTRKENTVATPRKKKTSKIVAITRKKKNTKHRGNAKQEENTKHRGKTKQNESINHLDNAKQEGSVNHHGNTK, from the exons ATGAAACGAAATATCGAATCAAAACACTACAAGCGGAAGATCCTGAGATTTCCACAACAG AAGAAAACATCAAACATCGAGGCAAAGCCAAGAAAGAAGAAAACATCAAACGTCGTGGCAACACCAAGCAAGAGAAAACATCAAATATCGTGGCAACACCAAGAAAGAAAACACAGTGGCAACACCAAGAAAGAAGAAAACATCAAACATCGTGGCAACACCAAGAAAGAAAACACGGTGGCAACACCAAGAAAGAAGAAAACATCAAACATCGTGGCAACACCAAGAAAGAAAACACGGTGGCAACACCAAGGAAGAGAAAACACCAAACATCGAGGCAACGCCAAGCAAGAAGAAAACATCAAACATCGTGGCAACACATCAAACATCGTGGCAACACCAGGAAAGAGAAAACATCAAACATCGTGGCAACACCAGGAAAGAGAAAACATCAAACATCGTGGCAACACCAGGAAAGAAAACACGGTGGCAACGCCAAGAAAGAAGAAAACATCGAAAATCGTGGCAATAAcaagaaagaagaaaaacacCAAACATCGCGGCAACGCCAAGCAAGAAGAAAACACCAAACATCGTggcaaaaccaaacaaaatgaAAGCATTAACCATCTTGACAACGCCAAGCAAGAAGGAAGCGTCAACCATCATGGCAACACCAAATAA